The genomic region GATTGCCGGCGGAGCGGGGCTGCTCCTGTTCTCCGGCTACATCCGCGGCGTGGTCCGGCGCCTGCGCCGGGTTCAGGCGGCGGCGCTCGCCATCGGTGACGGCGACTACGACACGCGCATCGCGCTGGCGGGCCGCGACGAGGTGGGCCAGCTGGCCGACGTCCTGAACCACATGGCGGCGGAGTTGAAGGAAAAGGACGCGCTCAAGCGGGAAAAGGGAACCATGGAGAAATTCATCTCCAAGTCCGCTCGGACGATGATCCAGAAATCGGGCAGGGACGGCGAGACCGTGAATCTTGGCGAATGCCAGGAGATCGACCTCAGCTTTCTGTTCGCCGACGTCCGGGGTTTCACCGCCTTCGCCGAATCCCATCACCCCATGGAGGTCATGGCCACCCTCAATGCCTACTTCGACCTGCAGTTCCAGGCCATCCGGAACCACAGCGGCGACGTGGACGACTACGTGGGCGACCAGGTGA from Acidobacteriota bacterium harbors:
- a CDS encoding HAMP domain-containing protein, which gives rise to MTNKRTSTPPRHPVLDFITDLFGGRKRDAKGVRHVVFGLNARLTALLVLLLLALLAGAAAVIYWAETPAARQSAAELEQIGVLPVRWLSLFVAAAAIAGGAGLLLFSGYIRGVVRRLRRVQAAALAIGDGDYDTRIALAGRDEVGQLADVLNHMAAELKEKDALKREKGTMEKFISKSARTMIQKSGRDGETVNLGECQEIDLSFLFADVRGFTAFAESHHPMEVMATLNAYFDLQFQAIRNHSGDVDDYVGDQV